The following is a genomic window from Deinococcus humi.
GAAGGTGGGTGAACTGGCCGTGCGTCAGCAGGCTTTTCTGCGCGGCGACGCCGATCTGATCGAGGCTGGTACGCGCGCCAACGTGGAGGCGCAGCTCAAGGGCAAGCCCGGCGTGACCGTGCTGGACAACTTGCCCAGCGCCGGGGCGCAAGCGCTGTTCATGAACAACAACATCAAGAGTGCCTCGGCACTGGGCAGCGGCAAACTGGACGGCAAGGGCATTCCCGCCGACTTCTTCGCGGACCCAAGTGTGCGCCGGGCCTTCGCCTACGCGTTCGACTACGACCAGTACATGCGCGACGTGCAACGTGGCAAGGCGGTCAAGCGCACCATGCTGCTGCCCGACACCTTCCCCGGCTATTCAAAGACCACCAAAACCTACGGCTATGATCCGGCGCAGGCCCAGGCACTGTTCAAGGCAGCCCGGGGCGGCGAGATTTGGAAGAACGGCTTTGTCATCAACGCCAATTACCGCACCGGGCACATCGCGGGACAGGTAGCGCTGGAACTGCTCAAGCGCAACGTGGAGGCCCTGAACCCCAGGTTCCGCATCAATATCATTGAGGAGCCGTGGTCCGAGCAGTCCAAGAAGATGCAAGACGGCCTGGAAGTCATGCTGCCGATGGGCTGGAGTGCGGATTACGCCGATCCCGACAACTTCCTGTACACCTTTTACAGCTCCGACGGCTTCTTCTACCCCACCAACAACTGGAAGGACGCGGACGTGGACCGCTGGTTGCAGCAGGCCCGCGCCACCGTGGATGCCCCCACCCGCGCCAGACTTTACAAACAGGTGGCTGACCGGGCCTACCAGGAAAGCCCGTTCATCGTGCTGCCCGCCGAGACCAACATCCGGCCCGTTCGCAGTAACCTTCAGGGGGCCTCGGCAGCCACCTACAACCCCATGCGTTCCTTCGGGTTTACCGGCACCTTGTGGCGGGAGCTGAGCAAGAAGTAGGCAAATACAAATAACAGCCACGCGATTCTGGAAAGGAGAGCTCTCAGGGAAGCGGCCCGGTCCGTTTCCTGGGAGCTCTTTTAAAGAGGCCGCCGCTCCCTTTCTCGCCTCAACCGTCTATAAATCTCACGGTTCCCCATGGCCGGGACTGACACAATAGCCGGATGAACCTTGCGCCTTCCTCTGACCTCTTCGATGTCGCCATCGTCGGTGCTGGCCCGGTAGGGTTGGCCGCTGCCATCGCCTGTAAACGCGCGGGGCTGAGCTATGTGGTTCTGGAAAAGGGGTGTGTGGTCAACGCCATCTTCGAGTACCCCACCTACATGTCTTTCTTCACGACCGCGCCCGAGCTGGAAATCGGCAACCACCCGATGGTGACGGGGCACGACAAGCCAGACCGCCGCGACGCGCTGATGTATTACCGACTGGTAACGCAGCG
Proteins encoded in this region:
- a CDS encoding ABC transporter substrate-binding protein codes for the protein MNRILPLSCALLCSAALAATPRDTLVIQQAATVTTLDPTAAYDTFSLQVLENMYETLWTYKGASLTQMTPLLASALPTYTDGGKTLTVSLRKGVKFHSGNPMTCADVQYTYRRNLVTNGAESANWFISDALLGTRDNAQTDKTITWARIAGAVSCNAQGQLVFKLPKPDPAFMAKLAFAGQGILDSKWAAKLGEWNGQEATWRDWVGKDVSASKLSAQPSGTGAYQLLRRDADNILLRAFPGYWGGKPAISNVIMQKVGELAVRQQAFLRGDADLIEAGTRANVEAQLKGKPGVTVLDNLPSAGAQALFMNNNIKSASALGSGKLDGKGIPADFFADPSVRRAFAYAFDYDQYMRDVQRGKAVKRTMLLPDTFPGYSKTTKTYGYDPAQAQALFKAARGGEIWKNGFVINANYRTGHIAGQVALELLKRNVEALNPRFRINIIEEPWSEQSKKMQDGLEVMLPMGWSADYADPDNFLYTFYSSDGFFYPTNNWKDADVDRWLQQARATVDAPTRARLYKQVADRAYQESPFIVLPAETNIRPVRSNLQGASAATYNPMRSFGFTGTLWRELSKK